In Felis catus isolate Fca126 chromosome E1, F.catus_Fca126_mat1.0, whole genome shotgun sequence, the following proteins share a genomic window:
- the PRR15L gene encoding proline-rich protein 15-like protein translates to MTEVGWWKLTFLRKKKSTPKVLYEIPDTYAQTEGSAEPPGPEGGGPDGNFNTRLEKIVDKNTKGKHVKVSNSGRFKEKKKVRATLAENPNLFDDREDKGQ, encoded by the coding sequence ATGACCGAAGTGGGCTGGTGGAAGCTGACCTTCTTGCggaaaaagaaatccacacccaAGGTGCTCTATGAGATCCCCGACACCTATGCCCAAACAGAGGGCAGCGCAGAGCCCCCTGGGCCCGAGGGCGGAGGCCCCGACGGCAACTTTAACACCCGCCTGGAGAAGATTGTGGACAAGAACACAAAGGGCAAGCATGTCAAAGTCTCCAATTCGGGCCGCttcaaggagaagaagaaagtccGAGCCACGTTGGCAGAGAACCCCAACCTCTTTGATGACAGGGAAGACAAAGGACAGTGA
- the PNPO gene encoding LOW QUALITY PROTEIN: pyridoxine-5'-phosphate oxidase (The sequence of the model RefSeq protein was modified relative to this genomic sequence to represent the inferred CDS: inserted 2 bases in 1 codon) produces MTCGLRGVTATFGQPTERPXYLHHLCGGGVVMDLGPMRKSYRGDREAFEETQLTSLDPVKQFAAWFEEAVECPDIGEANAMCLATCTRDGKPSARMVLLKGFGKDGFRFFTNFESRKGKELDSNPFASLVFYWEPLNRQVRVEGSVKKLPEEEAECYFHSRPKSSQIGAMVSHQSSVIPDREYLRKKNEELEQLYQEQEVPKPKYWGGYILYPQVMEFWQGQTNRLHDRIVFRRGLPTGDCPLGPMTHLGEEDWLYERLAP; encoded by the exons ATGACGTGCGGGCTGCGAGGCGTCACCGCGACGTTCGGGCAACCTACCGAGCGGCC CTACCTCCACCACCTGTGCGGTGGCGGTGTCGTCATGGACCTGGGACCGATGCGCAAGAGTTACCGCGGGGACCGAGAG GCATTTGAGGAGACTCAGCTGACCTCCCTGGACCCCGTGAAGCAGTTTGCTGCCTGGTTTGAGGAGGCTGTTGAGTGTCCTGACATAGGGGAAGCCAATGCCATGTGCCTGGCTACCTGTACCAG AGACGGAAAACCCTCTGCCCGCATGGTGCTGCTGAAGGGCTTTGGCAAGGATGGCTTCCGTTTCTTCACTAACTTCGAGAGTCGAAAGGGAAAAGAGCTG gACTCCAATCCCTTTGCTTCTCTTGTCTTCTATTGGGAGCCTCTCAACCGTCAG GTGCGTGTGGAGGGCTCCGTGAAGAAGCTGCCTGAGGAGGAGGCTGAGTGCTACTTCCACTCCCGCCCCAAGAGCAGCCAGATCGGGGCCATGGTCAGTCACCAGAGTTCTGTGATCCCCGATCGGGAG tatctgagaaagaaaaacgaGGAACTGGAACAGCTCTACCAAGAGCAAGAGGTGCCAAAGCCAAAATACTG GGGTGGCTACATCCTGTACCCACAAGTGATGGAGTTCTGGCAAGGCCAAACCAACCGCCTGCATGACCGGATCGTCTTTCGGCGGGGCCTGCCAACAGGAGACTGCCCTTTGGGGCCCATGACCCACCTTGGGGAGGAAGACTGGCTCTACGAAAGACTTGCACCCTGA